One genomic region from Magallana gigas chromosome 3, xbMagGiga1.1, whole genome shotgun sequence encodes:
- the LOC105340544 gene encoding uncharacterized protein, protein MKSCGVVPVILIAALLAVSEQRADPPPAPPGGEKVVNVTDPRVIKASMAGIEAINLQNGYGETALREVISKVKNATEQVVNGDLFRLDLEVGPSECFNTIMNIGTTAAACPLLSTKLVHTCFTEVLARNWTVPHHLTLNVSCDPISGKKGLLQQQIVM, encoded by the exons ATGAAATCTTGCGGTGTCGTGCCTGTGATCCTCATTGCTGCTTTGTTGGCAGTGTCAGAG caAAGGGCTGACCCTCCTCCTGCTCCCCCTGGTGGAGAAAAAGTGGTCAATGTGACCGACCCTAGGGTCATCAAGGCCTCTATGGCCGGAATCGAGGCTATTAACCTGCAAAATGGATACGGAGAAACTGCACTCAGAGAGGTCATATCCAAGGTCAAGAACGCAACAGAACAG GTGGTGAACGGGGATCTTTTCCGTCTGGACCTGGAGGTGGGTCCCTCGGAATGCTTCAATACCATCATGAATATCGGAACGACTGCCGCAGCGTGCCCCCTTCTGTCGACCAAACTA GTGCATACATGTTTCACGGAAGTTTTAGCCAGGAACTGGACGGTGCCACATCACCTGACGTTGAACGTGTCATGTGATCCTATCTCTGGCAAAAAGGGGCTTCTACAGCAGCAG attgTGATGTAA